Proteins encoded within one genomic window of Macrotis lagotis isolate mMagLag1 chromosome 3, bilby.v1.9.chrom.fasta, whole genome shotgun sequence:
- the LOC141516089 gene encoding LOW QUALITY PROTEIN: adenylyl cyclase-associated protein 1-like (The sequence of the model RefSeq protein was modified relative to this genomic sequence to represent the inferred CDS: inserted 2 bases in 1 codon; substituted 1 base at 1 genomic stop codon), with protein sequence MTDMQNLVERLEKVVGRLEVVSHSTGMHGGCGDSSLKGGVAPYVEAFDSLLAGPVAEYLKISKEFGGDVQKHAEMVHKGLKIECPLLMTACQCQQLDGNKLSSLLAPTSEQIQEVQTFRERNXGRKLFNHLSAVKESIPALGWVGMSPKPGPYVKEMNDAAMFYTNRALTEFNDVDKKHVDWVKAYLNIWNELQAYIKEYHTTGLAWSKMGPTAKELSGTSSGPSAGSAPPPPPPGPPPPPVPTSTGSDDXASWSALFAQINHGEGITHALKHVSDDMKTHKNPALKNQSGPVSSGPKPFTAPKPAGGAAPKSTAKKEPPVLELEGKKWRVENQENVSNLVISDTELKQVAYIYKCVSSTLHIKGKINSITLDNCKKLGLLFDDIVGIVEIINSKDIKVQVMGKVSTISINKTDGCHIYLSTNSLDCEIVSAKSSEMNVLIPTESGDFNEFPVPEQFKTMWNGKKLLTTVTKIAG encoded by the exons ATGACCGATATGCAAAATCTGGTGGAGAGGTTGGAGAAAGTAGTGGGCCGGCTAGAGGTGGTATCCCACTCCACTGGAATGCATGGAGGGTGTGGAGACAGTTCTCTGAAAGGAGGAGTAGCTCCATATGTAGAAGCTTTTGACTCTCTGCTTGCTGGCCCAGTAGCAGAATATCTAAAAATCAGCAAAGAATTTGGAGGAGATGTTCAAAAACATGCTGAGATGGTTCACAAAGGACTGAAGATTGAATGCCCTCTTTTGATGACAGCCTGTCAGTGCCAGCAACTAGATGGAAATAAGCTTTCATCATTATTGGCACCCACTTCTGAGCAGATCCAGGAGGTTCAGACCTTTCgggagagaaactgaggcagaaaattGTTCAATCATCTGTCAGCTGTCAAGGAGAGTATCCCTGCTTTGGGTTGGGTGGGCATGTCTCCAAAGCCTGGCCCTTATGTGAAGGAAATGAATGATGCTGCAATGTTTTATACAAATAGGGCACTCACGGAGTTCAACGATGTGGATAAGAAGCATGTGGACTGGGTAAAAGCTTATCTGAATATCTGGAATGAGTTGCAGGCATACATTAAAGAGTACCACACCACTGGCCTAGCCTGGAGCAAGATGGGACCCACAGCAAAAGAACTGAGTGGCACATCATCAGGCCCCTCAGCAGGATcagcccctcctcccccaccaccTGGACCTCCTCCTCCACCTGTGCCCACAAGCACTGGTTCTGATGA TGCCTCTTGGTCGGCACTGTTTGCTCAGATTAATCATGGAGAGGGCATCACACATGCCCTGAAACATGTATCAGATGACATGAAGACTCATAAGAACCCGGCCTTAAAGAACCAAAGTGGACCTGTGAGCAGTGGCCCCAAGCCTTTTACAGCTCCCAAGCCTGCTGGTGGTGCTGCTCCCAAATCAACTGCCAAGAAGGAACCCCCTGTGTTGGAGCTAGAGGGCAAGAAATGGAGAGTGGAAAACCAGGAGAATGTTTCCAACCTAGTGATAAGTGACACAGAACTGAAGCAAGTAGcttacatatataaatgtgtgagTTCTACACTCCATATCAAGGGCAAAATCAATTCCATCACATTAGATAACTGTAAGAAGCTTGGTCTACTGTTTGATGACATTGTGGGCATTGTAGAGATCATAAACAGCAAAGACATCAAAGTTCAGGTGATGGGTAAAGTGTCAACTATTTCCATCAATAAGACAGATGGCTGCCACATATACCTGAGCACGAATTCTCTGGACTGTGAAATAGTCAGTGCCAAGTCTTCTGAGATGAATGTCCTCATTCCCACAGAAAGTGGTGACTTTAATGAGTTCCCTGTCCCTGAGCAATTCAAGACAATGTGGAATGGGAAGAAGTTGCTTACCACAGTGACCAAAATTGCTGGCTAA